One segment of Salvia splendens isolate huo1 chromosome 20, SspV2, whole genome shotgun sequence DNA contains the following:
- the LOC121782670 gene encoding receptor protein kinase-like protein ZAR1 produces MLPFLALFLLICCDLASSVNEEGVALLSFKKSITLDPQGAFNNWNISDQTPCSWNGITCKEKRVVSLSIPGKKLSGILSPSLGSLSELRHVNLRSNRLFGGLPFELFKAVGLQSLVLYVNFFSGVLPFEVGNLGYLITLDLSENFFNGSLPSSLVKCRRLRNLVVRQNNFSGSLPSEFGKSLVLLERLDLSHNSFSGSVPVDLGYLDNLQGTVDLSYNKFNGSIPASLGNLPEKVYIDLTYNSLGGPIPQNGALVNRGPTAFVGNPGLCGPPLKNLCSSGSEANPPSSYPYLPSRYPPGKNGGGGRGLSKASLVVIIVGDVVGICVLGLLFSYCQSKVCRRGKGRDESGYGFQKVPKGSKECLCFRKDESETLSEKAEHYDLVPLDARVEFDLDELLKASAFVMGKSGIGIVYKVVLEDEVVLAVRRLGEGGSQKFREFQTEVEAIGKLRHPNVVTLRAYYWSVDEKLLIYNFVPNGNLASAIHGKPGLVAFTPLSWLVRLKIMKGVAKGLVYLHECSPKKYVHGDLKPSNILLGHEMEPKISDFGLGRLANIAGGSQPQRGEHSSSVSDVAAFASAASFGAYYQAPEAMRAVKPSQKWDIYSYGMILLEMITGKAPLVQVGSSEMDLVRWMQLCIEEKKAVCDVLDPNLAQDGDREEEMIAVLKIAMACTSSSPEKRPSMRLVSDSLERLPEP; encoded by the exons ATGCTACCTTTCCTCGCTTTATTCCTTTTAATTTGCTGCGATTTAGCTAGTTCTGTGAATGAAGAAGGGGTAGCTCTGTTATCATTCAAGAAATCCATCACATTAGACCCTCAAGGAGCTTTTAACAATTGGAACATCTCTGATCAAACCCCATGTTCATGGAATGGCATCACATGCAAAGAGAAGAGAGTGGTTTCTCTCAGCATTCCCGGAAAGAAGCTCTCTGGgattctctctccctctctaggATCCCTCTCTGAGCTAAGGCATGTCAATTTGAGGAGCAATAGGTTGTTTGGGGGGCTGCCTTTTGAACTTTTTAAGGCTGTTGGGTTGCAAAGTTTGGTTCTTTATGTGAATTTCTTTTCTGGGGTTTTGCCATTTGAGGTTGGGAATCTTGGTTATCTCATTACTTTAGATTTGTCTGAGAATTTCTTTAATGGGTCACTGCCTTCTTCTTTGGTTAAGTGTAGGAGGTTGAGGAATCTTGTTGTTAGGCAGAATAATTTCAGTGGCTCTTTGCCTAGTGAGTTTgggaagagtttggttttgttGGAAAGACTTGATCTTTCCCACAATAGCTTTAGTGGCTCTGTTCCTGTTGATTTAGGCTATCTTGATAACTTGCAAGGGACTGTTGACTTGTCTTATAACAAGTTTAACGGCTCGATTCCTGCTAGTCTTGGTAATCTGCCTGAGAAGGTGTACATTGATCTCACTTACAATAGTTTGGGAGGTCCAATTCCTCAAAATGGAGCTCTTGTGAACCGGGGACCAACGGCCTTTGTTGGGAATCCGGGGCTCTGTGGTCCTCCGTTGAAGAATCTTTGTTCGTCTGGTAGTGAAGCGAATCCGCCTTCTTCGTATCCATACTTGCCTAGCAGATATCCTCCGGGGAAGAATGGTGGCGGTGGGAGGGGTTTGAGTAAGGCTAGTTTAGTGGTCATCATTGTTGGGGATGTTGTGGGGATATGTGTGCTTGGGTTGTTGTTCTCGTATTGTCAATCGAAGGTCTGTCGTCGTGGGAAGGGTAGGGACGAGAGTGGCTATGGTTTTCAGAAGGTGCCTAAAGGGTCAAAGGAATGTTTGTGCTTTAGGAAGGATGAGTCAGAAACGTTGTCTGAAAAGGCGGAGCACTATGACCTGGTGCCTCTCGATGCACGAGTGGAGTTTGATCTTGACGAGCTCTTGAAGGCTTCTGCCTTCGTGATGGGGAAGAGTGGGATAGGGATCGTGTACAAGGTTGTGCTCGAGGATGAAGTTGTCTTGGCTGTGAGACGATTGGGTGAGGGAGGTTCGCAGAAGTTTAGGGAGTTTCAAACAGAGGTGGAAGCCATTGGAAAGCTTAGGCATCCGAATGTAGTCACTCTTAGAGCTTATTATTGGTCTGTGGATGAGAAGCTGCTGATATACAACTTCGTGCCAAATGGGAATCTCGCTTCTGCTATCCATG GAAAGCCGGGATTGGTGGCGTTCACGCCTCTTTCGTGGCTTGTGAGATTGAAGATCATGAAAGGAGTTGCAAAGGGCTTAGTTTACTTGCATGAGTGCAGTCCGAAGAAATATGTCCATGGTGATCTCAAGCCATCGAACATATTGCTCGGGCACGAAATGGAGCCCAAAATCTCCGATTTTGGCCTAGGCCGGCTAGCTAACATAGCTGGTGGCTCACAGCCTCAGAGAGGGGAGCATAGCAGCTCAGTCTCAGACGTTGCTGCATTCGCCTCAGCAGCCTCGTTCGGTGCCTATTACCAAGCCCCCGAGGCAATGAGGGCGGTGAAGCCGTCCCAAAAGTGGGACATCTACTCGTACGGGATGATCCTGCTGGAAATGATAACGGGCAAGGCGCCATTGGTCCAAGTTGGCTCGTCGGAGATGGACCTTGTGCGGTGGATGCAGCTCTGCATCGAGGAGAAGAAGGCCGTGTGCGATGTCCTGGATCCGAATCTGGCTCAGGATGGGGACAGGGAAGAGGAGATGATCGCGGTTCTAAAGATTGCGATGGCATGCACCTCTAGCAGCCCCGAGAAGAGGCCTTCGATGAGGCTTGTCTCGGACTCCCTAGAGAGACTGCCGGAACCCTGA